The window GGTTGATTCGAGATAACGAAATGATTTGATTTTGACAATGTCTCTTTCTGCGTCTGCCGCTCTTCTTTCTTCTTCTGAACAATGGAGGCCCATCACTGCAATTTCATTTTCTGAATATTCCTTATCAGTTTCTAACAAAGTTGCCTGAAGAACTCTGTGGACAATCAAATCAGGATAACGCCTGATAGGAGATGTAAAGTGGCAATAGTCTTTAAAACCAAGTCCCCAATGTCCGAGTGGATCGGCTCCATAATAAGCCTGCATAAAACTTCGTAGTAATAAATAATTGAATATTTTTCCAACAGAGTTGTCTTGGATTTCTTTCACGGCCTTCATGATTTCAGGATAACTTGTATCATGGATTTGAACATTGTACCCATTGAGTTGTAAGAAGTGATTGAGAGTTTCTAATTTTTCTTCATCCATAGGTTCATGGATTCGGTGGAGAGTTGGAATCTTTTTTTTGCGAAGGAATTCATCCACTTTCAAATTGGCAGACAACATCAATTCTTCGATCAAAATATGACTTGTTAGACGTTCACGATTTTCAATTCCAATTGGTTCTTTTCTTTCGTTCCAAGTGATCGTTGTTTCTCGTAAATTTAAGTCAATACGACCAGTTTTCATCCTATGTTTACGAAGAGCATCTGTGAAGAGCGAAACTTGGTACATCCAATTATTTGGATCCTGTGCCTTTATTTCCTCTTCGGCCATCTCATACGTGTAACGTTTTTTGACTTTGATGATGGATTTGTAAAACTTGGCATTGTAAATTTCACCTGATTTACTCGCTTCCATCTCCACTGTGAAAGCCAATCGATTTGTATTGGCGACAAGACTACATAGGTCTTCCGATAGTATGGGTGGAAGCATTGGAACGACACGATTGGCTAGATAAACTGATGTAGCCCTTTCATACGCTTCTTTATCTAAGGCAGATCCCTTTTCTACATAATAGGATACATCTGCAATGTGGATCCAAATCCTAAGCCGATTTCCTTCATCAACAAAACTGATAGCATCATCAAAATCTTTGGCTGTGATTCCATCGATTGTGACCGCATACAGATCACGTAGATCCGTTCTGCGATTCCAATCCGAAACTGTTTTTTCCGTAACTTCTTCTGGAAAATCCAATGGAATAAAATCGGGATGCACCGGATCATAATTGTATTTCATTAAGATCCGTTGTAAATCGCCATCTTCTTTTGTGTCTGATTCAAATCGTATGAAACTCACATCATAAAGATTGTCTTGTGGTTCGGCACCTTCTTTCAGTTTAACAATCAGTACATCATCAATGTTGATTGCATCGAAACTATCCTTGAGTATCGATTTAACATGTAGTACACCTTCTTTACCGTCACCTAACATATCTAAAAAATTCCCAAAAACAAATTTATTGGTTTTTTCTTTGACTCGCATTCGATATAAAATACGACCTCGTTTGAGAATCTTTGTGACTTCTGCCTCCAGCCGGTCTTTTTTACCAACACCGAGTGGGATCACTTCCACTTTATCACCAGAGATGGCGGTGTTTGTGAGTGGGCCTGGTACAAATATTTCGTTTTTGGATGGTAAGGAAATGAAACCATCACCTCTTCTTGAAATGGAGATCCTACCAGTGAGTCGAAATGGTTTAGCAACAGTTAGGTATTTTTTATTGGGAATGAGTAATCCTTCGACTTCCAGTAGGTTACAAAGTTGATCGATGAGAAATTCGATTTCCTTTCTTGGAACTTTCTCTTTTCGTTTGAAGGCTTTTACTTTTTTAGTTTTTGGGTCGGGTCGTTTGAATTCACTGGATTCAATGAATTTTTTTTTGATCTCTTGTCTTGTGATATCTTTACCTGACTTTTGGTCTAGATATTCGATGATTTTTCTTTGTATTTTATAGGTATCCATAAATTCATTTTTGATCTACGTAGGTCCCACGAATGTAATTGGGTAGGAGAGATAAATAGTCGTAATTCTTAAGATTTGTTTGTTTGATTTGTTCCAAACTATACTGCATTATAGACGATAAATTGAGGTTTGTCGCTTCTATTTTTACTGCCGAATTTGGATAAAAACTAGGAAAAATTCCTGTATAGTACCAATTGTTAGGTGTAATTTGTTCCTTCTCTAAAAATTGAATCATTTCAGAAGGAGTTTGGTCTTTTGTTTCGAGAAACGTGGTTCCATCAAAATATTTAGTATAGTATTTTCCTTGTTTGCCATCCAAACAGACAAGGGTGGTTTCCGTTGGGAGCAATTGGTTTTTTTGTTTTGATTCCATCCCAACTGCATACAATTCGCCACTATCAATCCCAACGACTGGAATTTCCCAAAGCTGGGCTAAATCTCTAGCAGTAGTCACTGTTATGCGAATCCCAGTAAAGGAACCAGGGCCATTGGGAACGATGATCAAATCTGGCTTCTTGAGATGACCTTGATTCAGTGCGACTTGAATCATCTCGACCAATCGAAAGGAAGCTTCTTTCGGTGTTGCTTCTATTTGTTTTGCCTTCAAATCCAAATTTGAATCACCATCAAGGTTACCAACAGCAACGTGGATCCAATCCTGAGTTGTATCAAAATAGAGTAAATTCAAGAGATTTCCCTTTCGGACCATTCGAGGGTGTATGTTCGATTTTCAAATGATTCTGATTCTATGGTAATTTGTATCCGATTCTCTTTCGGGAGAACTGTTTCAGCTTTTTGCCACCATTCGATGGCAGAGACACCATCCCGGCCCCAAATTTCTTCAAATCCTAAATTTTCCATTTCATCGATCGAATGGATCCTATACAAATCAAAATGATACAAACGCATCTTAGGCGAATCATAGATATTGTATAAAGAAAAAGTTGGTGAATTGATCAAACTATCTGTACCAAACCTAGAGAACCATTCACGAATGAAGGTAGTTTTTCCAGCTCCCATTTCTCCCGTGAAAAGTAAGATCGGAGATTTGGAGTGAGATAAAAAACTTTCTACAATTTTATCCAGGGTAGAAAAAACAGGTTCTAACTCAGTTTCTCTCAGGGAGAGAAAATTAGCCTTCATTGTTTAAAAAATTTCTCCACATCAAACGAATCAAATTGGTAAGCGGTTCTACAAAATTCACATGTGATCTCAATTTTACCCATTTCATCTATGATAGAATTTGCTTCTTGTTCGCCAAGAGATGCGATGATATCTGCTACCTTATGTCTAGAGCAATCACACAAAAATTCTGGTGATTCTTTGCTCAGCACTTCCAATGGAGATTCAATTTCTGATTCGAGTGTCTCCAACATCTTTTCAATTGTGAGTGTCCAAAAAGATTCTTTCAAAATGAGTGAATTGATTTTGGATCTTAAAAATAGAAAACTTTCTTCTGTGGCATCCGGTAATGCTTCGAAAAAGATTCCTTTTGCAGAAAAATCATTCCCAGGAAAATCAAACGGGATCACATCCATCCCCACGATTGCTTTGATTTGTTCAGATTCCGTCAGGTATTTGATAAAATTGGCTTCAAATGTATCTTCTATTAAATTGGTATAAGATTGGTAGGTATCGGATTCGTAATCCCAACGGATTACTTTCATGATCCCTTGCCCGAGGATAAATTCATTTCGAATGTCTCCTTCTTCATGGCTTGCGGAATAGGCGACCGATTTCATTTTACCATAACGATCACTATAAGCTAATGCTTGTTTATTGGATTCATCTTTCCATTGGATGCTGACTTTCTGTTGGTTCTTTGTCATTTCAGCAAGGAATAAGGCTCCCATCATTGTTTTTGATAAAAAAACAGACATTTCCTTATTTAGAGAATGAAGGAACATAGGTTCCTTTGCGGTTTCAGTCAGATTCACAATGGTAAATCGGTAGTGATGAGTGTTGGAGATTCCTAAAATAACTTGGTCAGACATTATTTGATTGAAAGAGGTGTTTTCTGATTCAGTCTGTGTCACAAGATAGATTCTGCAATCGCAAAAAGGAAAAATATGATCTTTGGAGCCTGTTATTACCCAGAACAATGGAACCCTAAGGACTGGGATGAAGACCTAAAAATGATGAAAGAGATGGGTCTTTCGTCTGTTCGCCTTGCAGAATTTGCATGGGGGATCATGGAACCCAAAGAAGGGAAATTTGATTTTTCTCTCTTCGATGCAATCTTAGAAAAAATTCAAAAGCAGGGGATGACTGCCATCCTCGGTACACCAACGGCCACATTTCCTCCTTGGTTGTACCAAAAATTTCCAGAAATTGTACAGATTTCCAAAGAAGGAATCATTCGTGGGATTGGAACAAGGCGAC of the Leptospira biflexa serovar Patoc strain 'Patoc 1 (Paris)' genome contains:
- a CDS encoding Hsp33 family molecular chaperone HslO, coding for MSDQVILGISNTHHYRFTIVNLTETAKEPMFLHSLNKEMSVFLSKTMMGALFLAEMTKNQQKVSIQWKDESNKQALAYSDRYGKMKSVAYSASHEEGDIRNEFILGQGIMKVIRWDYESDTYQSYTNLIEDTFEANFIKYLTESEQIKAIVGMDVIPFDFPGNDFSAKGIFFEALPDATEESFLFLRSKINSLILKESFWTLTIEKMLETLESEIESPLEVLSKESPEFLCDCSRHKVADIIASLGEQEANSIIDEMGKIEITCEFCRTAYQFDSFDVEKFFKQ
- a CDS encoding ribonuclease R family protein: MDTYKIQRKIIEYLDQKSGKDITRQEIKKKFIESSEFKRPDPKTKKVKAFKRKEKVPRKEIEFLIDQLCNLLEVEGLLIPNKKYLTVAKPFRLTGRISISRRGDGFISLPSKNEIFVPGPLTNTAISGDKVEVIPLGVGKKDRLEAEVTKILKRGRILYRMRVKEKTNKFVFGNFLDMLGDGKEGVLHVKSILKDSFDAINIDDVLIVKLKEGAEPQDNLYDVSFIRFESDTKEDGDLQRILMKYNYDPVHPDFIPLDFPEEVTEKTVSDWNRRTDLRDLYAVTIDGITAKDFDDAISFVDEGNRLRIWIHIADVSYYVEKGSALDKEAYERATSVYLANRVVPMLPPILSEDLCSLVANTNRLAFTVEMEASKSGEIYNAKFYKSIIKVKKRYTYEMAEEEIKAQDPNNWMYQVSLFTDALRKHRMKTGRIDLNLRETTITWNERKEPIGIENRERLTSHILIEELMLSANLKVDEFLRKKKIPTLHRIHEPMDEEKLETLNHFLQLNGYNVQIHDTSYPEIMKAVKEIQDNSVGKIFNYLLLRSFMQAYYGADPLGHWGLGFKDYCHFTSPIRRYPDLIVHRVLQATLLETDKEYSENEIAVMGLHCSEEERRAADAERDIVKIKSFRYLESTGIKEFKGFIVGIRPSQIFVELDISNLEGVLDKSEFTDEFEVMIKNDFSFYSKKYSKIFFIGDPVTVSLDRIDFEEIKVFLKLKDFKKDDTPTKKK
- the tsaE gene encoding tRNA (adenosine(37)-N6)-threonylcarbamoyltransferase complex ATPase subunit type 1 TsaE, with the protein product MKANFLSLRETELEPVFSTLDKIVESFLSHSKSPILLFTGEMGAGKTTFIREWFSRFGTDSLINSPTFSLYNIYDSPKMRLYHFDLYRIHSIDEMENLGFEEIWGRDGVSAIEWWQKAETVLPKENRIQITIESESFENRTYTLEWSEREIS
- the tsaB gene encoding tRNA (adenosine(37)-N6)-threonylcarbamoyltransferase complex dimerization subunit type 1 TsaB, whose product is MNLLYFDTTQDWIHVAVGNLDGDSNLDLKAKQIEATPKEASFRLVEMIQVALNQGHLKKPDLIIVPNGPGSFTGIRITVTTARDLAQLWEIPVVGIDSGELYAVGMESKQKNQLLPTETTLVCLDGKQGKYYTKYFDGTTFLETKDQTPSEMIQFLEKEQITPNNWYYTGIFPSFYPNSAVKIEATNLNLSSIMQYSLEQIKQTNLKNYDYLSLLPNYIRGTYVDQK